Proteins found in one Melospiza georgiana isolate bMelGeo1 chromosome 1, bMelGeo1.pri, whole genome shotgun sequence genomic segment:
- the RAD21 gene encoding double-strand-break repair protein rad21 homolog yields the protein MFYAHFVLSKRGPLAKIWLAAHWDKKLTKAHVFECNLESSVESIISPKVKMALRTSGHLLLGVVRIYHRKAKYLLADCNEAFIKIKMAFRPGVVDLPEENREAAYNAITLPEEFHDFDQPLPDLDDIDVAQQFSLNQSRVEEITMREEVGNISILQDNDFGDFGMDDREMMREGGSAFEDDMLVSTSASNLLLEPEQSTSHLNEKSNHLEYEDQYKDDNFGEGNDGGILDDKLLSNNDGGIFDDPPALSESGVMMPEQPPHDDMDDDDNVSMGGPDSPDSVDPVEPLPTMTDQTTLVPNEEEAFALEPIDITVKETKAKRKRKLIVDSVKELDSKTIRAQLSDYSDIVTTLDLAPPTKKLMMWKETGGVEKLFSLPAQPLWNNRLLKLFTRCLTPLVPEDLRKRRKGGEADNLDEFLKDFENPEVPREEQQQQQQQRDVIDEPIVEEPSRLQESMMEGSRTNLDESVMPPPPAQTGVKRKLQQVEPEPVLPHPPSQQLEIPPVEMPPEEPQNICQLIPELELLPEKEKEKEKEKEEEEEEEEEDGTGGDQDQEERRWNKRTQQMLHGLQRALAKTGAESISLLELCRNTNRKQAAAKFYSFLVLKKQQAIELTQEEPYSDIIATPGPRFHII from the exons ATGTTCTATGCCCACTTTGTCCTGAGCAAACGTGGGCCGCTGGCCAAAATCTGGCTGGCGGCCCACTGGGACAAGAAGCTGACCAAAGCCCATGTGTTTGAATGTAACCTGGAGAGCAGCGTGGAGAGCATCATTTCCCCAAAG GTGAAGATGGCACTTCGAACCTCAGGACATCTTTTACTAGGCGTTGTTAGAATCTACCACAGGAAAGCAAAATATCTTCTTGCAGACTGTAATGAGGCTTTCATTAAGATTAAGATGGCTTTTCGTCCAG GAGTTGTTGATTTGCCTGAGGAAAACAGAGAGGCTGCTTATAATGCTATTACCTTGCCTGAGGAGTTTCACGATTTTGACCAACCACTCCCTGATCTAGA TGATATTGATGTGGCTCAGCAGTTCAGTTTGAACCAGAGTAGAGTGGAAGAAATTACAATGAGAGAAGAAGTAGGCAACATCAGTATCCTCCAGGATAATGACTTTG GTGACTTTGGGATGGATGATCGTGAGATGATGAGAGAAGGTGGTAGTGCATTTGAGGATGACATGCTGGTGAGCACAAGTGCTTCCAATCTCCTCTTGGAACCTGAACAGAGCACCAGTCACCTCAACGAGAAATCTAATCACCTGGAGTATGAAGACCAATACAAAGATGATAATTTTGGGGAAGGAAATGATGGTGGAATATTGG ATGACAAACTTCTTAGTAATAATGATGGTGGTATTTTTGATGACCCACCTGCACTCTCAGAAAGTGGAGTCATGATGCCAGAGCAACCTCCCCACGATGATatggatgatgatgataatgtGTCAA TGGGAGGCCCGGACAGCCCCGACTCGGTGGATCCCGTGGAGCCGTTACCAACCATGACTGACCAGACAACGCTCGTCCCCAATGAGGAGGAGGCTTTTGCTCTGGAGCCTATTGACATAACTG TCAAGGAAACCAAagcaaagaggaagagaaagctGATTGTGGACAGTGTGAAAGAACTGGACAGCAAGACTATTCGAGCCCAATTAAGTGACTACTCTGATATTGTCACTACTTTGGACTTGGCACCTCCTACCAAGAAATTGATGATGTGGAAAGAAACTGGTGGGGTTGAAAAGCTTTTctctctgcctgcacagccttTGTGGAATAACAGACTACTGAAG CTCTTTACTCGCTGTCTTACACCTCTGGTACCAGAAGACctgagaaagaggaggaaaggtGGAGAAGCTGACAATCTTGATGAGTTCCTTAAAGACTTTGAAAACCCAGAGGttcccagagaggagcagcaacagcagcagcagcaacgaGATGTCATTG ATGAACCTATTGTGGAAGAGCCAAGCCGTCTGCAGGAGTCGATGATGGAGGGCAGCAGAACCAACCTGGACGAGTCGGTCATGCCGCCGCCGCCAGCCCAGACCGGGGTCAAGCGCAAACTGCAGCAAGTGGAGCCAGAGCCAGTGCTACCT CATCCACCATCACAACAGCTGGAAATACCACCTGTAGAAATGCCTCCAGAGGAGCCCCAAAACATCTGCCAGCTAATACCAGAGCTAGAACTTCTGccagaaaaagagaaggagaaggaaaaggagaaagaggaagaggaggaggaagaa GAGGAAGATGGCACAGGGGGTGATCAGGATCAAGAAGAAAGGAGATGGAACAAGAGGACTCAACAAATGCTCCATGGCCTTCAG AGAGCCCTTGCTAAGACTGGAGCAGAATCTATCAGTTTGCTTGAGCTGTGCAGAAATACAAATAGAAAACAAGCAGCTGCAAAGTTCTACAGTTTCCTGGTactgaaaaagcagcaagcTATAGAGCTGACACAGGAGGAGCCCTACAGTGACATCATTGCCACCCCTGGTCCCAGGTTTCACATTATCTGA